The Desulfobacterales bacterium genome has a window encoding:
- a CDS encoding GSU2403 family nucleotidyltransferase fold protein gives MIVVGGGWAPFIYYRYLLGDKAHEPIRTRDIDFMVQEEVPVIGSKTVDQLLEEAGFKTVFKSRDVPPLIHYEGNIEGMDVEIEFLADQTGSRPDLVLEVQKGLHAEALRFISIVIENAVEVTIEDTDFMGGLPALKVKVPTPSAYIFHKGLVFIRRRDRDKKAKDLYYIFDIITGCSRIKPDIMDGFAGLSRKYPAWFQTFIRNLSLYFKTISSDGVLWVAEQRPSLAFPDLNADQFKQYVLAAFREFLNDLDKL, from the coding sequence GTGATTGTGGTCGGCGGCGGATGGGCGCCGTTTATTTATTACCGCTATCTCTTGGGTGACAAAGCGCATGAACCCATACGTACGCGTGACATCGATTTTATGGTTCAGGAAGAGGTCCCGGTGATCGGTTCTAAAACGGTCGATCAATTGCTGGAAGAGGCAGGTTTTAAAACAGTTTTTAAGAGCAGGGATGTCCCTCCTCTTATTCACTATGAGGGCAACATCGAAGGGATGGATGTTGAAATCGAATTCTTGGCTGACCAAACAGGATCAAGACCCGACCTGGTTTTGGAAGTTCAAAAAGGGCTCCACGCAGAAGCGCTCAGATTCATATCCATTGTAATTGAAAATGCGGTTGAAGTCACAATTGAAGATACTGATTTTATGGGAGGCTTGCCTGCTCTTAAAGTAAAGGTTCCAACTCCTTCGGCATACATATTTCATAAGGGTCTGGTCTTTATACGTCGAAGAGACCGTGATAAAAAAGCTAAAGACCTTTATTATATTTTTGATATTATTACCGGCTGCAGCCGGATAAAGCCGGATATTATGGATGGTTTTGCCGGCCTCTCCAGAAAATATCCGGCATGGTTTCAAACGTTCATCAGGAATCTTAGTCTTTATTTCAAAACAATAAGTTCTGATGGCGTTTTGTGGGTGGCGGAACAACGCCCTTCGCTTGCATTTCCAGATCTGAACGCAGACCAGTTCAAACAATATGTATTGGCTGCATTCAGAGAATTTTTAAACGATCTTGATAAATTATAA
- a CDS encoding type IV toxin-antitoxin system AbiEi family antitoxin has product MKPEQQIIKELKISLKQILPLKGLKIDMKSILGREEFFDFDLVAQVEHEDLSFRLIIEAAAQNSLPVIKNKIARLKAAAAEHPDAVPVLAARYLSPQRRSMCQDEGICFVDLSGNVFIKFKGFYVEKIGFPNKYPEERMGRDPFSDKASLILRAMLKGGEYLWGVRELAQEIHLNPGYISRMARELEDRNYITRLKSKLKLRDPEGILDDWVRNYNYKKNQLFGYFLMAASSADILQKLRSLDVPAGVDYALSVQAGANLVAPYAAFQEVHIYIDNEKALAYFEKQLNLSKADQGANFYLMFPYYKHSVFYDSWIVKKLRVVSDLQLYLDLHGYPIRGLEQAQHLFDKKLRHVFARPESQ; this is encoded by the coding sequence ATGAAACCCGAACAACAGATCATAAAAGAGCTGAAAATATCCCTAAAGCAGATTCTCCCCTTAAAGGGCCTTAAGATCGACATGAAATCGATTTTGGGCAGGGAAGAGTTCTTTGACTTTGATCTTGTCGCCCAAGTTGAGCATGAGGATTTGAGTTTCCGGTTGATAATTGAAGCTGCGGCCCAAAACAGCCTCCCTGTAATTAAAAACAAGATTGCCAGGCTCAAGGCGGCAGCCGCTGAGCATCCTGATGCAGTGCCTGTTTTGGCAGCGCGCTATTTGAGTCCTCAGCGGCGCAGCATGTGTCAGGATGAAGGCATCTGTTTCGTGGATCTTTCCGGAAACGTGTTCATAAAATTCAAGGGCTTCTATGTTGAAAAAATCGGCTTTCCAAACAAGTACCCAGAGGAAAGAATGGGCAGAGACCCGTTTTCAGACAAGGCCAGTCTGATCCTTCGGGCTATGCTTAAGGGCGGAGAGTATCTGTGGGGTGTTCGGGAATTGGCCCAAGAAATCCATCTCAATCCCGGATACATTTCCCGCATGGCCAGGGAACTTGAAGACCGGAATTATATCACGCGGCTGAAATCCAAATTAAAACTCCGAGATCCGGAAGGCATTCTGGATGATTGGGTCAGAAATTATAACTATAAAAAAAATCAACTTTTCGGTTATTTTTTGATGGCTGCAAGTTCTGCTGATATTTTGCAAAAACTTCGCAGTTTGGATGTCCCTGCGGGTGTTGATTACGCGCTCAGCGTCCAGGCCGGGGCCAATCTGGTGGCGCCCTATGCCGCCTTTCAGGAAGTTCATATTTACATCGACAATGAAAAGGCGCTGGCGTACTTTGAAAAACAGCTGAACCTCAGCAAGGCCGATCAAGGAGCAAATTTTTACCTGATGTTTCCCTATTACAAACACTCCGTTTTTTATGACAGCTGGATAGTAAAAAAACTTCGGGTTGTATCGGACCTTCAGCTATATCTGGATCTGCACGGATACCCGATCAGGGGGCTTGAGCAGGCGCAACATTTATTTGATAAAAAACTGAGGCATGTATTTGCAAGGCCGGAATCGCAATGA
- a CDS encoding HNH endonuclease signature motif containing protein: MYVASIPVHRIVATAFHGPQPSKDHIVEHIDTNRRNNRPENLRWVTRLENILLNPITRRGVELAYGSIENFLANPAQPTSGKLPPDFDWMRSVTKKEAEECRRRLLDWAKSGRIPSGGTLGEWLYKSPTEQYVEEPEPDDLIESRTPGAIQKNWKTPSEFPLCPSEIGANALDEYRERLKKGEVFSRNDFGESIVVSAELSESSETLVVLCKHPGGVKDSALARVWVEDRLFVHESLGTFFTLEGATKQYVLKRGLKWEGGDTIDDYC; the protein is encoded by the coding sequence GTATGTTGCATCCATACCGGTTCACCGGATTGTGGCGACGGCTTTCCACGGTCCACAGCCGTCAAAGGACCATATCGTCGAGCACATTGATACCAACCGGCGGAACAACCGGCCTGAAAACCTGCGTTGGGTAACCCGGCTCGAAAACATCCTTCTCAATCCAATCACGAGACGTGGGGTCGAACTTGCCTATGGCAGTATCGAGAATTTTCTGGCGAACCCTGCCCAGCCTACTTCGGGAAAACTTCCCCCAGACTTTGATTGGATGCGCTCCGTCACAAAGAAAGAAGCAGAGGAGTGCCGCAGGCGTCTCCTCGATTGGGCAAAGAGCGGGCGCATACCCTCTGGCGGGACGCTCGGTGAGTGGCTCTACAAATCACCAACCGAACAGTATGTCGAAGAGCCTGAGCCTGATGATCTGATCGAGTCCAGAACGCCGGGTGCGATCCAAAAAAACTGGAAGACGCCGAGCGAGTTTCCACTTTGCCCATCCGAAATCGGTGCGAACGCGCTGGACGAATATCGCGAGCGCCTCAAGAAGGGAGAGGTCTTTTCACGCAATGATTTTGGTGAATCGATAGTTGTTTCAGCGGAGCTTTCAGAAAGTTCGGAAACATTGGTTGTTCTATGCAAACATCCAGGCGGCGTCAAAGACTCGGCGCTTGCTCGGGTTTGGGTTGAAGACCGGCTTTTTGTGCATGAGAGCCTGGGCACGTTTTTCACCTTGGAAGGCGCAACAAAGCAATATGTCCTTAAGCGCGGGTTGAAATGGGAAGGTGGAGACACGATCGACGATTATTGTTGA